In Plutella xylostella chromosome 27, ilPluXylo3.1, whole genome shotgun sequence, one genomic interval encodes:
- the LOC125490788 gene encoding trypsin CFT-1-like, with amino-acid sequence MALKAEINDTTAATGTTILRASKVVIRVGSTYNDRGGSEHVTSKIVVHESYTFPFNDVAVLVLSDSKSNYRSSSVQPAAIPPGGYVVPDNASVVAVGWGRTDENCSKSTPLGLRHVGLRKVDRDTCAARYSIFFSYNNVNNMLCTGLLGVGGKLVYPTRR; translated from the exons atggcactaaAAGC AGAAATCAATGACACTACAGCTGCTACTGGCACTACCATCTTGAGGGCATCTAAAGTTGTCATTCGCGTCGGATCTACCTACAATGACCGCGGAGGCTCAGAGCATGTGACGTCCAAGATCGTGGTTCACGAGAGCTATACCTTCCCTTTTAACGACGTGGCAGTGTTGGTGCTGTCGGACAGTAAAAGCAACTACCGGAGCAGCTCGGTGCAGCCAGCCGCCATCCCCCCGGGGGGGTATGTGGTCCCGGACAACGCGTCAGTGGTAGCTGTCGGGTGGGGACGAACTGAT GAGAACTGCAGCAAGTCAACCCCCCTCGGCCTGCGGCACGTGGGGCTGCGCAAGGTGGACCGAGACACCTGCGCCGCGCGTTATTCGATCTTCTTCTCATACAACAACGTCAACAACATGCTCTGCACGGGGCTGCTTGGTGTTGGAGGTAAGCTCGTATATCCGACTCGTCGATAG
- the LOC125490789 gene encoding uncharacterized protein LOC125490789, translated as MPTDSAENLLNFTECLCEVNAVIENSDVEAVYILGDFNAHPHTLFCNEMLNFCAEQQWKCADFEILGMDSGTYTYVSESHGTRRWLDHFLVTESAYNTITDVKVLYDVYWSDHLPITFQCNLSVIRRKVYADGYNCNKVIWGNREGDAVNSYKDYCNSFLKNIDFPSELRFCCDDVCNQIDHRKIIDNMYNNLVTAISQAATLSSTYNVKPNRKKYIIGWNKYVRQYHASARSHFQFWVALGRPSGGPIYNNMCESRKLFKLKLKWCQNNSDQIKMDILATLRKEKHFGKFWKCTNKLNLKPSLPASVALN; from the exons ATGCCCACAGATTCTGCTGAAAACTTGTTGAACTTTACGGAGTGTCTTTGTGAAGTGAACGCAGTTATAGAAAATAGCGATGTAGAGGCTGTTTATATATTAGGCGACTTTAATGCTCATCCACATACTCTATTTTGCAATGAGATGTTGAACTTTTGTGCGGAACAACAGTGGAAATGTGCGGACTTTGAAATCCTTGGTATGGACTCTGGGAcatatacttatgtaagtgAATCTCATGGGACTAGACGATGGTTGGACCACTTTCTGGTGACGGAGTCAGCCTATAACACGATTACAGATGTTAAAGTATTGTACGATGTTTATTGGTCTGATCATTTACCTATTACATTTCAATGTAATCTAAGTGTGATAAGGAGAAAGGTGTATGCTGATGGTTATAATTGTAACAAAGTTATATGGGGCAATAGGGAGGGTGATGCGGTTAACAGTTATAAAGACTATTGTAACAGTTTTcttaaaaacattgattttccaTCAGAATTAAGATTTTGTTGTGATGATGTTTGTAACCAAATAGATCATAGAAAAATCATAGATAACATGTATAACAATCTGGTCACTGCAATTAGTCAGGCGGCCACACTAAGTAGTACATATAATGTTAAACCTAATAGgaaaaagtatattattgGTTGGAATAAATATGTCAGACAGTATCATGCATCTGCAAGATCGCACTTTCAATTTTGGGTAGCTCTGGGCAGACCGTCGGGTGGAccaatttacaataatatgtGTGAAAGTAGGAAACTCTTTAAGTTGAAGCTCAAATGGTGTCAGAACAATAGtgatcaa attaaaatggaTATACTGGCTACTCTGCgaaaagaaaaacatttcGGTAAATTTTGGAAATGCACTAATAAACTTAATCTTAAGCCAAGTCTGCCTGCTTCAGTTGCCCTCAACTGA